One window from the genome of Eucalyptus grandis isolate ANBG69807.140 chromosome 7, ASM1654582v1, whole genome shotgun sequence encodes:
- the LOC108961111 gene encoding uncharacterized protein LOC108961111, translated as MQRQREQLAVMGFLGCLGSECENVRSQILGGENIASLTDTFARVLQVSRESSQDTTSMVGSSALVSQTRTGSGNRSDGGTRGGYSGRGVQGGGRGIGIGRGQGNQHPYGQFHISTDNSGTTRVCHYCGKPGHIQKFCYKLHGRPGQQHQFANTVSNIDPTPQSSEDKVVVMSGEEYARYTRSQISQPVSSTATLAQTGSGYEEDDW; from the exons ATGCAACGTCAAAGGGAACAATTGGCTGTAATGGGATTCTTAGGATGTCTTGGTTCTGAATGTGAAAATGTTAGGTCTCAAATTCTTGGAGGAGAGAATATAGCATCACTCACAGATACATTTGCTCGAGTTCTTCAAGTATCTCGTGAGTCCTCTCAAGATACTACATCTATGGTGGGGAGTTCAGCCCTTGTCTCCCAGACTCGAACTGGTAGTGGTAATAGGAGTGATGGAGGAACCCGTGGCGGGTATAGTGGGCGTGGTGTCCAAGGAGGAGGCCGAGGCATTGGAATAGGGAGAGGTCAAGGTAATCAACATCCTTATGGACAATTCCATATATCTACTGATAATTCGGGAACTACACGAGTTTGTCATTACTGTGGCAAACCTGgtcatattcaaaaattttgctaCAAGCTACATGGGAGACCAGGGCAGCAACACCAGTTTGCTAATACTGTGTCTAATATTGACCCTACTCCACAGTCATCTGAAGACAAGGTGGTGGTTATGTCTGGTGAGGAATATGCTCGGTACACACGGTCTCAAATCTCACAGCCTGTTTCTTCCACTGCTACTTTGGCTCAGACAG GATCTGGCTACGAAGAAGACGATTGGTAG
- the LOC104454934 gene encoding LOW QUALITY PROTEIN: polyol transporter 5 (The sequence of the model RefSeq protein was modified relative to this genomic sequence to represent the inferred CDS: inserted 1 base in 1 codon), with protein MTSVLLGYDVGVMSGXIIFVVEELKINHVEVEVLMGVINLYSLVGSAMAGRTSDWIGRRYTIVLSGAIFFAGALLMGLAPNYAFLMFGRFVAGIGVGYGLMIAPVYTAEVSPVSSRGFLTSFPEVFINLGVLLGYISNYAFSKLPLKLGWRLMLGVGAIPSVMLALGVLAMPESPRWLIMHGRLADAKRVLDKTSNSKDEAALRLADIKEAAGIPAECFDDVVKVTKRSTGEGVWRDLLLHPTPSVRHILICAVGIHFFQQASGIDAVVLYSPSIFEEAGITSSDKKLLATIAVGFVKTIFILVSTFLLDRVGRRPLLLSSVGGMIVSLSTLAACLTIIGRSHTNLKWAIAMCIASVLFFVAFFSIGLGPIAWVYSSEIFPLRLRAQGCAIGVAINRVASGVLVMTFLSLSKAITIGGAFFLYTGIVCASWVFFYVLMPETQGRTLEEIDQFFGKYTKWRSTKRELEMRRNKAVVNNGGGSGERHSV; from the exons ATGACCTCCGTTTTGCTAGGATATG ACGTAGGCGTGATGAGCG CAATCATTTTTGTTGTGGAGGAACTCAAGATAAACCATGTGGAGGTGGAGGTCTTGATGGGGGTCATCAATCTGTACTCGCTCGTCGGGTCAGCGATGGCGGGGCGAACCTCCGATTGGATCGGCCGGCGCTACACCATCGTGTTGTCCGGGGCCATCTTCTTCGCCGGGGCCCTTCTCATGGGCTTAGCCCCCAACTACGCCTTCCTCATGTTCGGTCGCTTCGTCGCCGGCATCGGCGTTGGCTACGGCCTCATGATCGCCCCTGTCTACACCGCGGAGGTCTCCCCCGTCTCCTCCCGCGGCTTCCTCACCTCCTTCCCGGAA GTGTTCATCAACCTTGGCGTTCTCCTTGGCTACATTTCCAACTATGCCTTTTCCAAGCTTCCCCTCAAACTTGGGTGGCGTCTCATGCTCGGCGTGGGAGCAATCCCCTCGGTCATGCTCGCCTTGGGGGTCCTTGCCATGCCGGAGTCCCCCCGGTGGCTCATCATGCACGGTCGCCTAGCCGATGCAAAGCGGGTTCTTGACAAGACCTCCAACTCCAAGGATGAGGCCGCGCTCCGACTCGCGGATATCAAGGAGGCTGCCGGCATTCCTGCAGAGTGTTTTGACGACGTCGTCAAAGTCACCAAGCGGAGCACCGGGGAGGGCGTCTGGCGGGATCTCCTCCTCCACCCAACCCCATCTGTTCGGCACATCCTCATATGTGCCGTCGGAATCCACTTCTTCCAACAGGCCTCCGGCATCGATGCCGTCGTCCTCTACAGCCCTAGCATCTTTGAGGAGGCCGGCATCACTTCCTCCGACAAAAAGCTCCTAGCCACCATCGCAGTAGGCTTCGTAAAAACAATATTTATCCTCGTCTCCACCTTCCTCCTCGATCGGGTCGGGCGGCGGCCATTATTGCTTAGCAGCGTCGGTGGGATGATCGTCTCACTCTCCACCCTTGCCGCGTGCCTCACCATCATCGGCCGCAGCCACACAAATCTCAAGTGGGCAATCGCCATGTGCATCGCATCGGTGTTGTTCTTCGTGGCCTTCTTCTCCATCGGGCTGGGGCCAATCGCATGGGTGTACAGCtcggagatcttcccactgaggcTACGTGCGCAGGGGTGCGCAATCGGCGTCGCCATCAATCGGGTGGCGAGTGGAGTGTTGGTGATGACGTTCTTGTCACTCTCTAAGGCAATCACCATCGGCGGGGCCTTCTTCTTGTACACGGGGATCGTGTGCGCTTCGTGGGTGTTCTTTTACGTGCTGATGCCGGAAACTCAGGGGCGGACCTTAGAGGAGATAGATCAGTTCTTTGGTAAATACACCAAATGGAGGTCCACGAAGAGGGAGCTGGAGATGCGAAGGAACAAAGCGGTGGTCAACAATGGTGGAGGCAGCGGCGAGCGGCATTCAGTGTAA
- the LOC104452643 gene encoding LOW QUALITY PROTEIN: phosphatidylinositol 4-kinase alpha 1 (The sequence of the model RefSeq protein was modified relative to this genomic sequence to represent the inferred CDS: inserted 2 bases in 2 codons; substituted 1 base at 1 genomic stop codon), whose product MSDTGLGAVTRDSTLCVHACFLIKCMSEREECIREIAVNLLIQLRDKFPQVLWNSSCLDSLLFSVDDGSSSALVNDPAWIAAVRSLYERVVREWIIKSLSYAPCTTQGLLQERLCKANSWQISRPATDVISLLSEIRIGTGKNDCWTGIRTANIPSVMAAAAAASGANLKLTEPFNFEVLSTGIVSATAKCNHAGXITGMRNLFNSIGGFQTGNAAQGFGLGIGIQRLKSGVFTQQMSAESDSFDKVVLTKFIQQLQQFVNVAEKGGEVDKTLFRQICSQATAFLLSNMDLDSKSNIDGFSQLLRLLCWCPAYISTANAMETGVYIWTWLVSAAPKLGSLVLAELVDAWLWTIDTKHGLFAYEERYSGPAARLRPHLAPGEPVAQPESDPVEQIVAHRLWLGFFLDRFEVIRHSNVEQLLLLGRMLQGTTKLPWNFSRHPXATGTFFTVMLLGLKFCSCQSQGNLFKFRAGLQLLEDRIFRASLGWFAYEPEWYEMKDLNFAQSEAQSVSIFVHYLQNERVDSPQSDLKGSGRENGSSLFNENNKYHPVWGAMDNYAVGREKRKQLLLMLCQHETDRLEVWAKPTNSKEVGFRLKISSDRWIEYARTAFSVDPRIALSLVSRFRTNPHLKAEVTQLIQVCEVYLIVNGLRVRPYICCKKMVXENKMLLPSLPKFLLVTLQFLTPAYKGHPRVMAYVLRVLESYPPERVTFFMPQLVQALRYDEGRLVEGYLLRATQRSDVFAHILIWHLQGETCASEPGKETIISVKNNNFQAILPVVKEHIIDGFTPKALDLFKREFDFFDKVTSISGVLFPLPKEERRAGIRRELEKIEMVGDDLYLPTAPNKLVRGIRVDSGIPLQSAAKVPIMITFNVVDREGDPNDIKPQACIFKVGDDCRQDVLALQVISLLRDIFEAVGLNLYLFPYGVLPTGPERGIIEVVPNTRSRSQMGETTDGGLYEIFQQDYGPVGSPSFEAARENFIISSAGYAVASLLLQPKDRHNGNLLFDNMGRLVHIDFGFILETSPGGNMRFESAHFKLSHEMTQLLDPSGVMKSETWNRFVRLCVKGYLAARRHMDGIINTVLLMVDSGLPCFSRGDPIGNLRKRFHPEMSEREAANFMIRTCTDAYNKWTTAGYDLIQYLQQGIEK is encoded by the exons GAGAGGCTTTGTAAAGCAAATTCATGGCAGATATCAAGGCCTGCAACTGATGTTATATCTCTTTTATCTGAGATAAGGATTGGAACGGGTAAGAATGACTGTTGGACTGGCATACGAACTGCAAACATCCCTTCAGTCATGGCAGCTGCTGCAGCAGCATCTGGTGCAAACTTGAAGTTGACTGAACCCTTCAATTTCGAGGTACTCAGTACTGGCATAGTCAGTGCAACAGCAAAGTGCAATCATGCAG AAATCACTGGCAtgagaaatttatttaatagcATTGGTGGATTTCAAACGGGCAATGCAGCTCAAGGTTTTGGATTGGGCATTGGGATTCAGAGGTTGAAGTCAGGAGTGTTTACTCAGCAGATGTCGGCTGAGAGTGATTCATTTGACAAGGTGGTACTTACAAAATTCATTCAGCAACTGCAGCAATTTGTAAATGTTGCTGAGAAAGGTGGGGAAGTGGACAAGACCTTGTTTCGCCAAATTTGTTCACAGGCAACAGCCTTCCTATTGTCAAATATG GATCTTGACTCAAAATCAAACATAGATGGTTTCTCTCAACTTTTGCGCCTTCTCTGCTGGTGTCCTGCATATATCTCAACTGCTAATGCCATGGAGACTGGTGTTTATATTTGGACTTGGTTGGTGTCTGCTGCACCTAAACTGGGATCACTTGTTTTAGCAGAGCTTGTTGATGCATGGTTGTGGACAATTGATACGAAACATGGCCTTTTTGCATATGAAGAGAGGTACAGTGGACCTGCTGCCAGACTTAGGCCGCACCTTGCACCAGGGGAACCTGTAGCACAGCCTGAAAGCGATCCTGTTGAGCAGATTGTTGCTCATAGACTGTGGCTTGGATTTTTTCTTGACCGCTTTGAG GTTATTCGCCACAGCAATGTGGAACAGCTCTTGCTCCTTGGTCGGATGTTGCAAGGAACTACAAAGCTTCCATGGAACTTTTCACGACATC CAGCTACTGGTACTTTCTTCACGGTCATGCTTCTTGGGCTCAAGTTCTGCTCGTGCCAGTCTCAGGGTAATCTATTTAAGTTTAGAGCAGGACTTCAGTTACTAGAAGACCGGATTTTCAG GGCTTCTCTGGGATGGTTTGCTTATGAGCCCGAATGGTATGAAATGAAGGATTTGAATTTTGCCCAGAGCGAGGCTCAATCTGTATCCATATTTGTTCACTACTTACAGAACGAGCGAGTAGATTCTCCTCAATCTGACTTAAAGGGATCAGGACGTGAAAATGGGAGCTCTTTATTCAATGAG AATAACAAATACCATCCTGTCTGGGGTGCCATGGACAATTATGCTGttggaagagagaagagaaagcagCTCCTTCTGATGTTATGTCAACATGAGACTGACAGGCTTGAAGTTTGGGCAAAACCCACTAACTCAAA GGAAGTTGGTTTTCGGCTCAAGATAAGCTCTGATAGATGGATTGAATATGCAAGAACTGCATTCTCTGTGGATCCTCGTATTGCTTTGTCTTTAGTCTCAAGATTCAGGACAAACCCTCATTTGAAGGCAGAAGTAACTCAGCTGATTCAGGTTTGTGAAGTTTATCTTATCGTAAATGGGCTACGAGTCAGACCTTATATCTGTTGCAAAAAAAT GGTCTGAGAGAATAAGATGCTGCTCCCATCT CTTCCCAAATTTTTGTTGGTTACATTGCAGTTTCTTACTCCTGCATATAAGGGTCATCCACGTGTCATGGCCTATGTTCTCAGAGTTCTGGAGTCCTACCCCCCCGAGAGAGTGACATTCTTCATGCCGCAGCTGGTTCAGGCACTGCGATACGATGAAGGG AGATTAGTGGAGGGATATCTACTGAGAGCTACTCAGAGAAGCGATGTTTTTGCCCATATATTAATATGGCATCTGCAG GGTGAGACCTGTGCATCAGAGCCAGGGAAAGAAACCATTATTTCTGTGAAG AATAATAACTTCCAAGCGATATTGCCGGTTGTGAAGGAGCATATAATTGATGGTTTCACTCCTAAGGCCcttgatttatttaaaagagagtttgatttctttgacaaagttaCATCTATCTCCGGTGTACTCTTTCCGCTACCCAAGGAAGAGCGTAGAGCTGGCATCCGGAG GGAGTTGGAGAAAATTGAAATGGTGGGAGATGACCTCTATTTACCAACTGCTCCTAATAAACTTGTCAGAGGTATTCGGGTGGACAGTGGAATACCTCTACAATCGGCGGCAAAAGTTCCTATCATGATCACCTTCAATGTGGTTGATCGTGAGGGCGACCCGAATGATATAAAGCCTCAAGCTTGTATATTTAAG GTTGGAGACGATTGCCGGCAAGATGTCCTTGCTCTTCAAGTGATATCACTTCTTCGAGACATATTTGAAGCAGTAGGGCTTAACCTATATCTCTTCCCTTATGGTGTTCTCCCGACTGGCCCAGAAAGAGGAATCATTGAG GTTGTGCCCAACACTCGTAGCAGGAGTCAAATGGGTGAAACAACTGATGGGGGTTTATACGAAATATTCCAACAGGACTATGGGCCTGTTGGTTCACCCAGTTTTGAAGCTGCACGTGAAAATTTCATCATTAGTAGTGCTGGTTATGCAGTTGCTAGTCTTCTGCTTCAACCAAAAGATAGGCACAATGGCAATCTTCTTTTTGACAA CATGGGAAGGCTTGTCCATATCGATTTTGGCTTCATCCTAGAAACATCACCAGGTGGAAATATGCGTTTTGAAAGTGCACACTTTAAACTGAGTCATGAAATGACTCAACTACTTGACCCCTCTGGAGTCATGAAGAGTGAGACTTGGAATCGCTTCGTGAG ATTGTGTGTGAAGGGCTATCTTGCTGCTCGTCGTCACATGGATGGTATCATCAACACAGTGTTATTAATGGTCGACAGCGGATTGCCTTGTTTTAGCCGTGGCGATCCCATCGGCAATCTGCGGAAAAGATTTCATCCTGAAATGAGTGAGCGTGAGGCGGCGAATTTCATGATCCGCACTTGCACGGACGCGTACAACAAATGGACTACTGCCGGATATGACCTAATACAGTATCTACAGCAAGGCatagagaaatga